A stretch of Agelaius phoeniceus isolate bAgePho1 chromosome 37, bAgePho1.hap1, whole genome shotgun sequence DNA encodes these proteins:
- the RPS9 gene encoding small ribosomal subunit protein uS4, with protein MPVARSWVCRKTYVTPRRPFEKSRLDQELKLIGEYGLRNKREVWRVKFTLAKIRKAARELLTLDEKDPRRLFEGQFYTKIPLFYLKFFPSSPSFSSNF; from the exons ATGCCCGTGGCCCGGAGCTGGGTGTGTCGCAAGACCTACGTGACCCCGCGGCGCCCCTTCGAGAAGTCGCGGCTCGATCAGGAGCTGAAACTGATCG GGGAGTACGGGCTGCGGAACAAGCGCGAGGTGTGGCGGGTGAAGTTCACGCTGGCCAAGATCCGCAAGGCGGCGCGGGAGCTCCTCACGCTCGATGAGAAGGACCCGCGGCGCCTCTTCGAGGGTCAGTTTTACActaaaattccccttttttacCTCAAATTCTTCCCTTCTAGTCCCTCTTTTAGCTCAAATTTTTAg
- the LOC143691913 gene encoding serine/threonine-protein kinase LMTK3-like, producing MASLGPPGALGAPPARGPAPAGPPSAALLLSCSGLVAFVLLLLTCLCCKRGDLGFKELESPDGAEDSGEFSAPGEASSGCPSPSPEVFVVPLEPPPAPPGQQQLSLLQEIGTAWFGKVILGELRGGPGPARWC from the exons ATGGCCTCGCTGGGACCGCCCGGAGCGCTGGGggcgcccccggcccgcg GCCCGGCCCCCGCGGGTCCCCCctcggccgctctgctgctCTCGTGCTCGGGGCTCGTGGCcttcgtcctcctcctcctcacctgcctgtgctgcaaGCGCGGCGACCTCGGCTTCAAG GAGCTGGAGAGCCCGGACGGGGCCGAGGATTCCGGGGAATTTTCGGCTCCGGGCGAGGCCTCCTCGGGCTgcccctcccccagccctgaggtGTTCGTGGTGCCCCTGGAGCCGCCCCCGG ctcccccagggcagcagcagctgagcctcCTGCAGGAAATCGGCACCGCCTGGTTCGGAAAG GTGATCCTGGGGGAGCTGAGGGGGGGTCCCGGCCCTGCCAGGtggtgctga